A part of Papilio machaon chromosome 21, ilPapMach1.1, whole genome shotgun sequence genomic DNA contains:
- the LOC106721476 gene encoding cytochrome b-c1 complex subunit 6, mitochondrial encodes MTEKLVPVVKAEEAEEEELVDPQQQLRDICSQKPDAQNLWAKYQECNDRVNSRSKTTETCEEELIDYIHVLDKCVNKDLFKRLK; translated from the exons ATGACCGAGAAATTGGTTCCCGTGGTTAAAGCCGAGGAAGCAGAAGAGGAAGAATTAGTGGATCCTCAGCAGCAGCTCAGg GATATCTGCTCGCAAAAGCCAGACGCCCAGAACCTTTGGGCAAAATACCAAGAGTGTAATGACCGAGTTAACTCCCGATCAAAGACAACAGAGACATGTGAAGAAGAGTTGATTGACTACATTCATGTCCTCGACAAGTGTGTCAACAAAGACCTCTTCAAGAGgctaaagtaa